A single region of the Felis catus isolate Fca126 chromosome F2, F.catus_Fca126_mat1.0, whole genome shotgun sequence genome encodes:
- the LRRC14 gene encoding leucine-rich repeat-containing protein 14 isoform X1: protein MVTTLAAFVSSRDRCSVGLSCHSEVASCLARRHAHACVPEHAAGAPVSASCLPGPTPAASRALPPAVQGGLHGQEDCCASRAGAHMALPAAQLPAAAAGMCSLQPGLAARAPQHREHAGCDPGADSPAPHPRDRGWHTASLQPTRAPRKHALRVLDMTGLLDDGVEQDPGTMSMWDCTAAVARTCIAQQQGGTADPGPAPIPVEVRVDLRVNRASYSFLREALRSSVGSPLRLCCRDLRAEDLPMRNTVALLQLLDAGCLRRVDLRFNNLGLRGLSVIIPHVARFQHLASLRLHYVHGDSRQPSVDGEDNFRYFLAQMGRFTCLRELSMGSSLLSGRLDQLLSTLQSPLESLELAFCALLPEDLRFLARSPHAVHLKKLDLSGNDLSGSQLEPFQGLLQAAAATLLHLELTECQLADTQLLATLPVLTRCTSLRYLGLYGNPLSMAGLKELLRDSVVQAELRTVVHPFPVDCYEGLPWPPPASVLLEASINEEKFARVEAELHQLLLASGRAHVLWTTDIYGRLAADYFSL from the exons ATGGTGACCACACTGGCTGCTTTCGTTTCCTCTCGTGACAGGTGCTCGGTTGGTCTGTCCTGTCACAGCGAG GTGGCTTCCTGCCTGGCCCGGCGCCATGCACACGCTTGTGTTCCTGAGCACGCGGCAGGTGCTCCAGTGTCAGCCAGCTGCCTGCCAGGCCCTACCCCTGCTGCCTCGAGAGCTCTTCCCCCTGCTGTTCAAGGTGGCCTTCATGGACAAGAAGACTGTTGTGCTTCGCGAGCTGGTGCACACATGGCCCTTCCCGCTGCTCAGCTTCCAGCAGCTGCTGCAGGAATGTGCTCACTGCAGCCGGGCCTTGCTGCAAGAGCGCCCCAGCACAGAGAGCATGCAGGCTGTGATCCTGGGGCTGACAGCCCGGCTCCACACCCCAGAGACCGAGGCTGGCACACAGCCTCTCTGCAG CCTACCCGTGCTCCCAGGAAGCATGCCCTGCGGGTGCTGGACATGACGGGCCTACTGGATGACGGCGTGGAGCAGGACCCTGGCACCATGAGCATGTGGGACTGCACAGCAGCTGTGGCCCGCACCTGCATAGCACAGCAGCAGGGCGGGACTGCGGATCCTGGGCCAGCCCCCATTCCTGTGGAGGTTCGTGTGGACCTGCGGGTGAACCGGGCCTCTTACTCGTTCCTGCGGGAGGCACTCCGGAGCAGTGTGGGCAGTCCCCTGCGGCTCTGCTGCCGGGACCTGCGGGCTGAGGACCTGCCCATGCGCAACACTGTGGCTTTGCTGCAGCTGCTGGACGCGGGCTGCCTGCGCCGTGTGGACCTGCGCTTTAACAACTTGGGCCTGCGTGGCCTGTCTGTTATCATCCCACATGTGGCCCGATTCCAGCACCTGGCCAGCCTGCGGCTGCACTATGTGCATGGGGACTCGAGGCAGCCCTCTGTGGATGGCGAGGACAACTTTCGCTACTTCCTGGCCCAGATGGGCCGCTTCACTTGTCTGCGGGAGCTCAGCATGGGCTCCTCTCTTCTCTCGGGGCGGCTGGACCAGCTGCTCAG CACCCTGCAGAGTCCCTTGGAGAGCCTGGAGCTGGCCTTCTGTGCCCTGCTGCCCGAGGATCTGCGCTTCCTGGCACGGAGCCCCCATGCTGTCCACCTCAAGAAGTTGGACCTTAGTGGCAACGACCTGTCCGGCAGCCAGCTGGAGCCTTTCCAGGGTCTGCTGCAGGCAGCAGCAGCCACACTGCTACACCTCGAGCTGACTGAGTGCCAGCTTGCTGATACCCAGCTGCTGGCCACGCTCCCTGTGTTGACGCGCTGTACCAGCCTCCGCTACCTCGGTCTCTATGGCAACCCACTGTCCATGGCGGGCCTCAAGGAGCTCCTACGGGATTCGGTAGTGCAGGCTGAGCTACGCACGGTGGTGCACCCCTTCCCTGTGGACTGCTATGAGGGTTTGCCCTGGCCACCGCCTGCCTCTGTCCTGCTGGAAGCTTCCATCAATGAGGAGAAGTTTGCTCGTGTGGAGGCGGAGTTGCATCAGCTGCTACTGGCCTCAGGTCGTGCTCATGTGCTCTGGACCACTGACATTTATGGGCGCCTGGCCGCAGACTACTTCAGCCTATGA
- the LRRC14 gene encoding leucine-rich repeat-containing protein 14 isoform X3, whose translation MRWLPAWPGAMHTLVFLSTRQVLQCQPAACQALPLLPRELFPLLFKVAFMDKKTVVLRELVHTWPFPLLSFQQLLQECAHCSRALLQERPSTESMQAVILGLTARLHTPETEAGTQPLCRKHALRVLDMTGLLDDGVEQDPGTMSMWDCTAAVARTCIAQQQGGTADPGPAPIPVEVRVDLRVNRASYSFLREALRSSVGSPLRLCCRDLRAEDLPMRNTVALLQLLDAGCLRRVDLRFNNLGLRGLSVIIPHVARFQHLASLRLHYVHGDSRQPSVDGEDNFRYFLAQMGRFTCLRELSMGSSLLSGRLDQLLSTLQSPLESLELAFCALLPEDLRFLARSPHAVHLKKLDLSGNDLSGSQLEPFQGLLQAAAATLLHLELTECQLADTQLLATLPVLTRCTSLRYLGLYGNPLSMAGLKELLRDSVVQAELRTVVHPFPVDCYEGLPWPPPASVLLEASINEEKFARVEAELHQLLLASGRAHVLWTTDIYGRLAADYFSL comes from the exons ATGAG GTGGCTTCCTGCCTGGCCCGGCGCCATGCACACGCTTGTGTTCCTGAGCACGCGGCAGGTGCTCCAGTGTCAGCCAGCTGCCTGCCAGGCCCTACCCCTGCTGCCTCGAGAGCTCTTCCCCCTGCTGTTCAAGGTGGCCTTCATGGACAAGAAGACTGTTGTGCTTCGCGAGCTGGTGCACACATGGCCCTTCCCGCTGCTCAGCTTCCAGCAGCTGCTGCAGGAATGTGCTCACTGCAGCCGGGCCTTGCTGCAAGAGCGCCCCAGCACAGAGAGCATGCAGGCTGTGATCCTGGGGCTGACAGCCCGGCTCCACACCCCAGAGACCGAGGCTGGCACACAGCCTCTCTGCAG GAAGCATGCCCTGCGGGTGCTGGACATGACGGGCCTACTGGATGACGGCGTGGAGCAGGACCCTGGCACCATGAGCATGTGGGACTGCACAGCAGCTGTGGCCCGCACCTGCATAGCACAGCAGCAGGGCGGGACTGCGGATCCTGGGCCAGCCCCCATTCCTGTGGAGGTTCGTGTGGACCTGCGGGTGAACCGGGCCTCTTACTCGTTCCTGCGGGAGGCACTCCGGAGCAGTGTGGGCAGTCCCCTGCGGCTCTGCTGCCGGGACCTGCGGGCTGAGGACCTGCCCATGCGCAACACTGTGGCTTTGCTGCAGCTGCTGGACGCGGGCTGCCTGCGCCGTGTGGACCTGCGCTTTAACAACTTGGGCCTGCGTGGCCTGTCTGTTATCATCCCACATGTGGCCCGATTCCAGCACCTGGCCAGCCTGCGGCTGCACTATGTGCATGGGGACTCGAGGCAGCCCTCTGTGGATGGCGAGGACAACTTTCGCTACTTCCTGGCCCAGATGGGCCGCTTCACTTGTCTGCGGGAGCTCAGCATGGGCTCCTCTCTTCTCTCGGGGCGGCTGGACCAGCTGCTCAG CACCCTGCAGAGTCCCTTGGAGAGCCTGGAGCTGGCCTTCTGTGCCCTGCTGCCCGAGGATCTGCGCTTCCTGGCACGGAGCCCCCATGCTGTCCACCTCAAGAAGTTGGACCTTAGTGGCAACGACCTGTCCGGCAGCCAGCTGGAGCCTTTCCAGGGTCTGCTGCAGGCAGCAGCAGCCACACTGCTACACCTCGAGCTGACTGAGTGCCAGCTTGCTGATACCCAGCTGCTGGCCACGCTCCCTGTGTTGACGCGCTGTACCAGCCTCCGCTACCTCGGTCTCTATGGCAACCCACTGTCCATGGCGGGCCTCAAGGAGCTCCTACGGGATTCGGTAGTGCAGGCTGAGCTACGCACGGTGGTGCACCCCTTCCCTGTGGACTGCTATGAGGGTTTGCCCTGGCCACCGCCTGCCTCTGTCCTGCTGGAAGCTTCCATCAATGAGGAGAAGTTTGCTCGTGTGGAGGCGGAGTTGCATCAGCTGCTACTGGCCTCAGGTCGTGCTCATGTGCTCTGGACCACTGACATTTATGGGCGCCTGGCCGCAGACTACTTCAGCCTATGA
- the LRRC14 gene encoding leucine-rich repeat-containing protein 14 isoform X2, which produces MFGPLRVHWLLLLLKSVTELISRWLPAWPGAMHTLVFLSTRQVLQCQPAACQALPLLPRELFPLLFKVAFMDKKTVVLRELVHTWPFPLLSFQQLLQECAHCSRALLQERPSTESMQAVILGLTARLHTPETEAGTQPLCRKHALRVLDMTGLLDDGVEQDPGTMSMWDCTAAVARTCIAQQQGGTADPGPAPIPVEVRVDLRVNRASYSFLREALRSSVGSPLRLCCRDLRAEDLPMRNTVALLQLLDAGCLRRVDLRFNNLGLRGLSVIIPHVARFQHLASLRLHYVHGDSRQPSVDGEDNFRYFLAQMGRFTCLRELSMGSSLLSGRLDQLLSTLQSPLESLELAFCALLPEDLRFLARSPHAVHLKKLDLSGNDLSGSQLEPFQGLLQAAAATLLHLELTECQLADTQLLATLPVLTRCTSLRYLGLYGNPLSMAGLKELLRDSVVQAELRTVVHPFPVDCYEGLPWPPPASVLLEASINEEKFARVEAELHQLLLASGRAHVLWTTDIYGRLAADYFSL; this is translated from the exons ATGTTTGGCCCGCTGAGAGTCCACTGGCTGTTACTGCTGCTGAAGTCAGTAACAGAGCTGATATCCAG GTGGCTTCCTGCCTGGCCCGGCGCCATGCACACGCTTGTGTTCCTGAGCACGCGGCAGGTGCTCCAGTGTCAGCCAGCTGCCTGCCAGGCCCTACCCCTGCTGCCTCGAGAGCTCTTCCCCCTGCTGTTCAAGGTGGCCTTCATGGACAAGAAGACTGTTGTGCTTCGCGAGCTGGTGCACACATGGCCCTTCCCGCTGCTCAGCTTCCAGCAGCTGCTGCAGGAATGTGCTCACTGCAGCCGGGCCTTGCTGCAAGAGCGCCCCAGCACAGAGAGCATGCAGGCTGTGATCCTGGGGCTGACAGCCCGGCTCCACACCCCAGAGACCGAGGCTGGCACACAGCCTCTCTGCAG GAAGCATGCCCTGCGGGTGCTGGACATGACGGGCCTACTGGATGACGGCGTGGAGCAGGACCCTGGCACCATGAGCATGTGGGACTGCACAGCAGCTGTGGCCCGCACCTGCATAGCACAGCAGCAGGGCGGGACTGCGGATCCTGGGCCAGCCCCCATTCCTGTGGAGGTTCGTGTGGACCTGCGGGTGAACCGGGCCTCTTACTCGTTCCTGCGGGAGGCACTCCGGAGCAGTGTGGGCAGTCCCCTGCGGCTCTGCTGCCGGGACCTGCGGGCTGAGGACCTGCCCATGCGCAACACTGTGGCTTTGCTGCAGCTGCTGGACGCGGGCTGCCTGCGCCGTGTGGACCTGCGCTTTAACAACTTGGGCCTGCGTGGCCTGTCTGTTATCATCCCACATGTGGCCCGATTCCAGCACCTGGCCAGCCTGCGGCTGCACTATGTGCATGGGGACTCGAGGCAGCCCTCTGTGGATGGCGAGGACAACTTTCGCTACTTCCTGGCCCAGATGGGCCGCTTCACTTGTCTGCGGGAGCTCAGCATGGGCTCCTCTCTTCTCTCGGGGCGGCTGGACCAGCTGCTCAG CACCCTGCAGAGTCCCTTGGAGAGCCTGGAGCTGGCCTTCTGTGCCCTGCTGCCCGAGGATCTGCGCTTCCTGGCACGGAGCCCCCATGCTGTCCACCTCAAGAAGTTGGACCTTAGTGGCAACGACCTGTCCGGCAGCCAGCTGGAGCCTTTCCAGGGTCTGCTGCAGGCAGCAGCAGCCACACTGCTACACCTCGAGCTGACTGAGTGCCAGCTTGCTGATACCCAGCTGCTGGCCACGCTCCCTGTGTTGACGCGCTGTACCAGCCTCCGCTACCTCGGTCTCTATGGCAACCCACTGTCCATGGCGGGCCTCAAGGAGCTCCTACGGGATTCGGTAGTGCAGGCTGAGCTACGCACGGTGGTGCACCCCTTCCCTGTGGACTGCTATGAGGGTTTGCCCTGGCCACCGCCTGCCTCTGTCCTGCTGGAAGCTTCCATCAATGAGGAGAAGTTTGCTCGTGTGGAGGCGGAGTTGCATCAGCTGCTACTGGCCTCAGGTCGTGCTCATGTGCTCTGGACCACTGACATTTATGGGCGCCTGGCCGCAGACTACTTCAGCCTATGA
- the LRRC14 gene encoding leucine-rich repeat-containing protein 14 isoform X4 — protein MHTLVFLSTRQVLQCQPAACQALPLLPRELFPLLFKVAFMDKKTVVLRELVHTWPFPLLSFQQLLQECAHCSRALLQERPSTESMQAVILGLTARLHTPETEAGTQPLCRKHALRVLDMTGLLDDGVEQDPGTMSMWDCTAAVARTCIAQQQGGTADPGPAPIPVEVRVDLRVNRASYSFLREALRSSVGSPLRLCCRDLRAEDLPMRNTVALLQLLDAGCLRRVDLRFNNLGLRGLSVIIPHVARFQHLASLRLHYVHGDSRQPSVDGEDNFRYFLAQMGRFTCLRELSMGSSLLSGRLDQLLSTLQSPLESLELAFCALLPEDLRFLARSPHAVHLKKLDLSGNDLSGSQLEPFQGLLQAAAATLLHLELTECQLADTQLLATLPVLTRCTSLRYLGLYGNPLSMAGLKELLRDSVVQAELRTVVHPFPVDCYEGLPWPPPASVLLEASINEEKFARVEAELHQLLLASGRAHVLWTTDIYGRLAADYFSL, from the exons ATGCACACGCTTGTGTTCCTGAGCACGCGGCAGGTGCTCCAGTGTCAGCCAGCTGCCTGCCAGGCCCTACCCCTGCTGCCTCGAGAGCTCTTCCCCCTGCTGTTCAAGGTGGCCTTCATGGACAAGAAGACTGTTGTGCTTCGCGAGCTGGTGCACACATGGCCCTTCCCGCTGCTCAGCTTCCAGCAGCTGCTGCAGGAATGTGCTCACTGCAGCCGGGCCTTGCTGCAAGAGCGCCCCAGCACAGAGAGCATGCAGGCTGTGATCCTGGGGCTGACAGCCCGGCTCCACACCCCAGAGACCGAGGCTGGCACACAGCCTCTCTGCAG GAAGCATGCCCTGCGGGTGCTGGACATGACGGGCCTACTGGATGACGGCGTGGAGCAGGACCCTGGCACCATGAGCATGTGGGACTGCACAGCAGCTGTGGCCCGCACCTGCATAGCACAGCAGCAGGGCGGGACTGCGGATCCTGGGCCAGCCCCCATTCCTGTGGAGGTTCGTGTGGACCTGCGGGTGAACCGGGCCTCTTACTCGTTCCTGCGGGAGGCACTCCGGAGCAGTGTGGGCAGTCCCCTGCGGCTCTGCTGCCGGGACCTGCGGGCTGAGGACCTGCCCATGCGCAACACTGTGGCTTTGCTGCAGCTGCTGGACGCGGGCTGCCTGCGCCGTGTGGACCTGCGCTTTAACAACTTGGGCCTGCGTGGCCTGTCTGTTATCATCCCACATGTGGCCCGATTCCAGCACCTGGCCAGCCTGCGGCTGCACTATGTGCATGGGGACTCGAGGCAGCCCTCTGTGGATGGCGAGGACAACTTTCGCTACTTCCTGGCCCAGATGGGCCGCTTCACTTGTCTGCGGGAGCTCAGCATGGGCTCCTCTCTTCTCTCGGGGCGGCTGGACCAGCTGCTCAG CACCCTGCAGAGTCCCTTGGAGAGCCTGGAGCTGGCCTTCTGTGCCCTGCTGCCCGAGGATCTGCGCTTCCTGGCACGGAGCCCCCATGCTGTCCACCTCAAGAAGTTGGACCTTAGTGGCAACGACCTGTCCGGCAGCCAGCTGGAGCCTTTCCAGGGTCTGCTGCAGGCAGCAGCAGCCACACTGCTACACCTCGAGCTGACTGAGTGCCAGCTTGCTGATACCCAGCTGCTGGCCACGCTCCCTGTGTTGACGCGCTGTACCAGCCTCCGCTACCTCGGTCTCTATGGCAACCCACTGTCCATGGCGGGCCTCAAGGAGCTCCTACGGGATTCGGTAGTGCAGGCTGAGCTACGCACGGTGGTGCACCCCTTCCCTGTGGACTGCTATGAGGGTTTGCCCTGGCCACCGCCTGCCTCTGTCCTGCTGGAAGCTTCCATCAATGAGGAGAAGTTTGCTCGTGTGGAGGCGGAGTTGCATCAGCTGCTACTGGCCTCAGGTCGTGCTCATGTGCTCTGGACCACTGACATTTATGGGCGCCTGGCCGCAGACTACTTCAGCCTATGA
- the LRRC14 gene encoding leucine-rich repeat-containing protein 14 isoform X5, whose amino-acid sequence MALPAAQLPAAAAGMCSLQPGLAARAPQHREHAGCDPGADSPAPHPRDRGWHTASLQPTRAPRKHALRVLDMTGLLDDGVEQDPGTMSMWDCTAAVARTCIAQQQGGTADPGPAPIPVEVRVDLRVNRASYSFLREALRSSVGSPLRLCCRDLRAEDLPMRNTVALLQLLDAGCLRRVDLRFNNLGLRGLSVIIPHVARFQHLASLRLHYVHGDSRQPSVDGEDNFRYFLAQMGRFTCLRELSMGSSLLSGRLDQLLSTLQSPLESLELAFCALLPEDLRFLARSPHAVHLKKLDLSGNDLSGSQLEPFQGLLQAAAATLLHLELTECQLADTQLLATLPVLTRCTSLRYLGLYGNPLSMAGLKELLRDSVVQAELRTVVHPFPVDCYEGLPWPPPASVLLEASINEEKFARVEAELHQLLLASGRAHVLWTTDIYGRLAADYFSL is encoded by the exons ATGGCCCTTCCCGCTGCTCAGCTTCCAGCAGCTGCTGCAGGAATGTGCTCACTGCAGCCGGGCCTTGCTGCAAGAGCGCCCCAGCACAGAGAGCATGCAGGCTGTGATCCTGGGGCTGACAGCCCGGCTCCACACCCCAGAGACCGAGGCTGGCACACAGCCTCTCTGCAG CCTACCCGTGCTCCCAGGAAGCATGCCCTGCGGGTGCTGGACATGACGGGCCTACTGGATGACGGCGTGGAGCAGGACCCTGGCACCATGAGCATGTGGGACTGCACAGCAGCTGTGGCCCGCACCTGCATAGCACAGCAGCAGGGCGGGACTGCGGATCCTGGGCCAGCCCCCATTCCTGTGGAGGTTCGTGTGGACCTGCGGGTGAACCGGGCCTCTTACTCGTTCCTGCGGGAGGCACTCCGGAGCAGTGTGGGCAGTCCCCTGCGGCTCTGCTGCCGGGACCTGCGGGCTGAGGACCTGCCCATGCGCAACACTGTGGCTTTGCTGCAGCTGCTGGACGCGGGCTGCCTGCGCCGTGTGGACCTGCGCTTTAACAACTTGGGCCTGCGTGGCCTGTCTGTTATCATCCCACATGTGGCCCGATTCCAGCACCTGGCCAGCCTGCGGCTGCACTATGTGCATGGGGACTCGAGGCAGCCCTCTGTGGATGGCGAGGACAACTTTCGCTACTTCCTGGCCCAGATGGGCCGCTTCACTTGTCTGCGGGAGCTCAGCATGGGCTCCTCTCTTCTCTCGGGGCGGCTGGACCAGCTGCTCAG CACCCTGCAGAGTCCCTTGGAGAGCCTGGAGCTGGCCTTCTGTGCCCTGCTGCCCGAGGATCTGCGCTTCCTGGCACGGAGCCCCCATGCTGTCCACCTCAAGAAGTTGGACCTTAGTGGCAACGACCTGTCCGGCAGCCAGCTGGAGCCTTTCCAGGGTCTGCTGCAGGCAGCAGCAGCCACACTGCTACACCTCGAGCTGACTGAGTGCCAGCTTGCTGATACCCAGCTGCTGGCCACGCTCCCTGTGTTGACGCGCTGTACCAGCCTCCGCTACCTCGGTCTCTATGGCAACCCACTGTCCATGGCGGGCCTCAAGGAGCTCCTACGGGATTCGGTAGTGCAGGCTGAGCTACGCACGGTGGTGCACCCCTTCCCTGTGGACTGCTATGAGGGTTTGCCCTGGCCACCGCCTGCCTCTGTCCTGCTGGAAGCTTCCATCAATGAGGAGAAGTTTGCTCGTGTGGAGGCGGAGTTGCATCAGCTGCTACTGGCCTCAGGTCGTGCTCATGTGCTCTGGACCACTGACATTTATGGGCGCCTGGCCGCAGACTACTTCAGCCTATGA